A single Primulina eburnea isolate SZY01 chromosome 11, ASM2296580v1, whole genome shotgun sequence DNA region contains:
- the LOC140805753 gene encoding AMSH-like ubiquitin thioesterase 1 — MTECGQENSSGVSFIRFEDSLQLHISTQMMESFMKLAKSNTDKNLETCGILAGSLRNRKFYITALNIPKQESASDSCQATNGEEIFEVQDKQSLFPLGWIHTHPTQSCFMSSIDIHTHYSYQIMLPEAIAIVMAPKDCSRNHGIFRLTSGGMTVCPRRGFHSHDPPSDGSSIYRHCTDVYMDSNLRFDVMDLR; from the exons ATGACCGAATGTGGGCAGGAGAATTCTTCCGGTGTCTCTTTTATTCGTTTTGAAGATTCACTGCAGTTGCACATA TCAACCCAAATGATGGAGAGTTTTATGAAGTTGGCCAAGTCCAACACAGATAAAAACTTAGAAACATGCGGGATCCTCGCGGGTTCGCTT AGAAACCGAAAATTCTATATCACAGCTCTAAATATTCCAAAGCAAGAATCGGCATCAGACTCG TGCCAAGCAACGAATGgggaagaaatatttgaagtgCAGGACAAACAAAGTCTTTTTCCACTTGGATGGATTCAT ACACATCCTACACAATCTTGTTTCATGTCATCGATTGATATTCACACGCACTACTCCTACCAG ATAATGTTACCCGAAGCTATTGCCATTGTCATGGCACCAAAAGACTGTTCCAG AAACCATGGCATTTTCCGGTTAACGTCAGGGGGAATGACTGTCTGCCCAAGACGGGGGTTCCATTCCCACGACCCCCCTTCAGATGGTAGCTCTATATACAGACATTGTACCGATGTTTATATGGATTCCAATTTGAGATTTGATGTTATGGATCTACGTTGA